A genomic window from Klebsiella quasipneumoniae subsp. quasipneumoniae includes:
- a CDS encoding DUF485 domain-containing protein, translating into MNEQLCQRIENSAHFRELVASRQRFAAILSVIMLVIYVGFILLIAFAPGWLGTPLHAGTSVTRGIPLGIGVIVISFVLTGIYVWRANGEFDRLTKSVLNEVKA; encoded by the coding sequence ATGAATGAACAACTTTGTCAGCGGATAGAAAATAGTGCGCATTTCAGGGAGCTGGTAGCATCACGGCAACGGTTTGCCGCCATTCTGTCAGTGATTATGTTAGTGATCTATGTGGGCTTTATTCTGCTTATCGCCTTCGCGCCAGGCTGGCTCGGCACGCCGCTGCACGCCGGGACCAGCGTCACCCGCGGGATCCCGCTGGGCATCGGGGTGATCGTCATTTCGTTTGTTCTCACCGGTATTTATGTCTGGCGGGCCAACGGTGAATTTGACCGTTTGACCAAGAGCGTTCTCAACGAGGTAAAAGCATGA
- the acs gene encoding acetate--CoA ligase: MSQIHKHPIPANIAERCLINPDQYKAQYQQSITDPDTFWGEQGKILDWMRPYTRVKNTSFAPGNISIKWYEDGTLNLAANCLDRHLAERGDQTAIIWEGDDASQSKHLTYRELHADVCRFANVLLGLGIKKGDVVAIYMPMVPEAAVAMLACARIGAIHSVIFGGFSPEAVAGRIIDSSSRLVITADEGLRAGRAIPLKKNVDDALKNPNVNSIEHVVVLKRTGGKIDWQEGRDLWWSDLMANASAEHRPVEMNAEDPLFILYTSGSTGKPKGVLHTTGGYLVYAATTFKYVFDYHPGDIYWCTADVGWVTGHSYLLYGPLACGATTLMFEGVPNWPTPARMCQVVDKHKVSILYTAPTAIRALMAEGDKAIEGTDRSSLRILGSVGEPINPEAWEWYWKKIGNEKCPVMDTWWQTETGGFMITPLPGAIELKAGSATRPFFGVQPVLVDNEGLPLDGATEGNLAIADSWPGQARTLFGDHERFEQTYFSTFKNMYFSGDGARRDEDGYYWITGRVDDVLNVSGHRLGTAEIESALVSHPKIAEAAVVGIPHNIKGQAIYAYVTLNHGEEPTPELYAEVRNWVRKEIGPLATPDVLHWTDSLPKTRSGKIMRRILRKIAAGDTSNLGDTSTLADPGVVEKLLEEKQAITMPS, encoded by the coding sequence ATGAGCCAAATACACAAACACCCTATTCCCGCTAACATTGCGGAACGTTGCCTGATTAACCCGGATCAGTACAAGGCGCAGTATCAACAATCCATAACCGACCCTGATACATTCTGGGGCGAGCAGGGCAAAATCCTTGACTGGATGCGCCCCTATACCCGCGTGAAGAATACCTCCTTTGCGCCGGGTAACATTTCCATCAAATGGTATGAAGACGGCACCCTGAACCTCGCCGCCAACTGCCTCGACCGCCATCTCGCCGAGCGCGGCGATCAAACCGCCATCATCTGGGAAGGCGACGACGCCAGCCAGAGCAAGCACCTCACCTACCGTGAACTGCATGCGGACGTCTGCCGCTTCGCCAATGTGCTGCTCGGCCTCGGGATTAAAAAAGGCGACGTGGTCGCCATCTATATGCCGATGGTGCCGGAAGCCGCGGTGGCGATGCTGGCCTGCGCCCGCATCGGCGCCATCCACTCGGTGATTTTCGGTGGCTTCTCGCCGGAGGCAGTGGCCGGACGCATTATCGACTCCAGCTCGCGCCTGGTGATCACCGCGGATGAAGGGCTGCGCGCCGGTCGCGCCATCCCGCTGAAGAAAAACGTCGATGACGCGCTGAAAAACCCGAACGTCAACAGCATTGAACACGTCGTGGTCCTGAAACGTACCGGCGGTAAAATCGACTGGCAGGAAGGCCGCGATCTGTGGTGGAGCGATCTGATGGCGAACGCCAGCGCCGAACACCGCCCCGTCGAGATGAACGCCGAAGATCCGCTGTTCATCCTCTATACCTCTGGCTCCACCGGTAAACCGAAAGGGGTGTTGCACACCACCGGCGGCTATCTGGTCTACGCGGCCACCACCTTTAAATACGTTTTCGATTACCACCCGGGCGATATTTACTGGTGCACCGCCGATGTCGGCTGGGTCACCGGCCACAGCTATCTGCTGTACGGCCCGCTGGCCTGCGGCGCCACCACTCTGATGTTCGAAGGGGTGCCGAACTGGCCAACCCCGGCGCGTATGTGCCAGGTCGTCGATAAGCATAAGGTCAGCATTCTGTATACCGCTCCGACGGCGATCCGTGCCCTGATGGCGGAAGGCGACAAGGCTATCGAAGGCACGGACCGCTCCTCACTGCGCATTCTCGGCTCGGTCGGCGAACCCATTAACCCGGAAGCCTGGGAGTGGTACTGGAAGAAGATCGGTAACGAGAAGTGCCCGGTGATGGACACCTGGTGGCAGACCGAAACCGGCGGCTTTATGATCACCCCGCTGCCGGGGGCGATTGAGCTGAAGGCTGGCTCCGCTACCCGCCCGTTCTTCGGCGTTCAGCCGGTGCTGGTGGATAACGAAGGGCTGCCGCTGGATGGCGCCACCGAGGGCAATCTTGCCATCGCCGACTCCTGGCCCGGCCAGGCGCGAACCCTGTTCGGGGATCATGAGCGCTTTGAGCAAACCTACTTCTCCACCTTCAAAAATATGTACTTTAGCGGCGACGGCGCGCGCCGAGATGAAGATGGCTATTACTGGATCACCGGCCGCGTGGATGACGTTCTGAACGTCTCCGGCCACCGTCTGGGTACTGCCGAGATCGAATCGGCGCTGGTGTCACACCCGAAAATCGCCGAAGCGGCAGTGGTCGGTATTCCGCACAACATCAAGGGCCAGGCTATCTACGCCTACGTGACGCTCAATCACGGTGAAGAACCGACGCCGGAGCTGTATGCGGAAGTGCGTAACTGGGTGCGTAAAGAGATTGGCCCGCTGGCGACGCCGGATGTTCTGCACTGGACCGATTCGTTGCCAAAAACCCGCTCGGGCAAAATTATGCGCCGCATTCTGCGCAAGATCGCCGCGGGCGACACCAGCAACCTCGGCGATACCTCGACTCTCGCCGATCCTGGCGTAGTGGAAAAACTGCTCGAAGAGAAGCAGGCCATTACCATGCCTTCTTAA